A region of Candidatus Terasakiella magnetica DNA encodes the following proteins:
- a CDS encoding ComF family protein, producing MVPIAKVLDLLLPPRCVSCQKMVVEHKTLCLDCWEEAKFITAPFCKCCGLPFEIEVAEGAICLHCAKRRPPFKAARTVFPYDDFSRQLVLAFKHGDRTDLAPVFAAWMKRAAPDLIEQSDVIVPVPLHWRRLGKRRYNQAGLLAGELAKMKGIQHQPHLLKRVRHTPPQGLLSRMARQKNLQGAFVASHEVADKSILLIDDVLTTGATVLNCTKVLLQAGARDVRVLTLARVIHKE from the coding sequence ATGGTACCGATTGCAAAAGTTTTAGACCTTTTATTACCCCCGCGCTGTGTTTCCTGCCAGAAAATGGTGGTGGAACATAAGACCCTGTGTCTAGACTGTTGGGAAGAAGCGAAATTTATCACAGCGCCTTTTTGCAAATGCTGCGGCCTGCCTTTTGAAATTGAGGTGGCAGAGGGGGCGATTTGTCTTCATTGTGCAAAACGCCGCCCGCCTTTTAAGGCCGCGCGCACGGTCTTTCCCTATGATGATTTTTCGCGACAATTGGTCTTGGCCTTTAAACATGGCGATCGAACAGATCTTGCGCCAGTTTTTGCTGCATGGATGAAGCGCGCAGCCCCTGATTTAATTGAGCAAAGTGACGTGATTGTGCCAGTGCCGCTTCATTGGCGCAGGCTTGGAAAAAGGCGATATAATCAAGCAGGGCTTTTGGCAGGGGAGCTCGCAAAAATGAAGGGGATTCAGCACCAACCCCATTTGCTTAAACGTGTTCGCCACACCCCGCCCCAAGGCCTGCTTTCCAGAATGGCACGTCAAAAAAACCTGCAAGGCGCTTTTGTGGCAAGCCATGAGGTGGCTGATAAATCCATTTTGTTAATTGATGATGTGCTGACCACAGGGGCAACAGTGCTGAATTGCACCAAGGTGTTATTACAGGCAGGCGCGCGCGATGTGCGGGTTTTGACCTTGGCACGGGTTATTCATAAAGAATAG
- the grxC gene encoding glutaredoxin 3 translates to MPKIEIYTTRICPYCLRAKALLSDKGVGFKEIDVNAGPDLRQEMMKRANGGYTVPQIFINEEHIGGCDDLYALERAGQLDGKLAV, encoded by the coding sequence ATGCCTAAAATTGAGATTTACACCACCCGCATCTGCCCTTATTGCCTGCGCGCAAAAGCCTTGCTTTCTGATAAAGGCGTTGGGTTTAAGGAAATTGATGTAAATGCCGGGCCGGACTTGCGCCAAGAAATGATGAAGCGCGCAAATGGTGGTTATACCGTGCCGCAAATTTTCATCAATGAAGAACATATCGGCGGCTGTGATGACCTTTATGCCTTGGAACGCGCCGGGCAACTCGATGGTAAGCTGGCTGTTTAA
- a CDS encoding carbon-nitrogen hydrolase family protein gives MTKMKAACVQVNASSDMDENIATACEMVRKAAHEDGANLICLPENVAMMEFGGQNVIAKSFVQSEHPALKAFRDLALETKAWLLIGSLAIKLKNGKVANRSFLLNDQGEITGQYDKIHLFDVDLAGGESYRESNTFDGGDKAVLAETPWGGLGMTICYDVRFPHLYRAYGQKGAAIMTVPAAFTKQTGEAHWKVLLRARAIENGCFIIAPGQCGSHKGERETYGHSLIIDPWGTVLAEGGDEPCVLSAELDMTMVEATRAKVPSLQHDRDYSF, from the coding sequence ATGACAAAAATGAAAGCAGCCTGTGTACAGGTTAATGCCAGCAGTGACATGGATGAAAATATCGCCACAGCTTGTGAGATGGTGCGCAAGGCAGCACACGAGGATGGGGCAAACCTGATCTGTCTGCCGGAAAATGTCGCCATGATGGAATTCGGCGGTCAAAATGTCATCGCGAAATCCTTTGTGCAAAGTGAGCATCCTGCCTTGAAAGCGTTTAGGGATTTAGCGCTTGAAACAAAAGCATGGCTGCTTATCGGCTCACTCGCCATCAAGCTTAAAAATGGCAAAGTCGCTAACCGTTCTTTCTTGCTCAATGATCAAGGTGAGATCACAGGCCAGTATGATAAAATCCACCTGTTTGATGTGGATCTTGCCGGTGGGGAAAGTTATCGCGAGTCCAACACTTTTGATGGCGGGGATAAAGCTGTTTTGGCAGAGACCCCATGGGGCGGGCTTGGCATGACAATCTGTTATGATGTGCGTTTTCCCCATCTTTATCGCGCCTATGGGCAAAAAGGCGCAGCCATCATGACCGTACCAGCAGCCTTTACCAAACAAACCGGTGAAGCCCATTGGAAAGTTTTATTGCGCGCGCGTGCCATTGAAAATGGTTGTTTCATTATCGCACCGGGGCAATGTGGCTCTCACAAAGGCGAGCGTGAAACCTATGGTCACTCCTTAATCATTGACCCATGGGGTACTGTGTTGGCAGAAGGCGGGGATGAGCCATGCGTGCTCAGTGCTGAGTTGGATATGACTATGGTTGAAGCCACACGCGCCAAAGTACCCTCTTTACAACATGATCGTGACTATAGCTTTTAA
- the smc gene encoding chromosome segregation protein SMC codes for MIQFKKLRLTGFKSFVDHSELLINSGLTGVVGPNGCGKSNLVEALRWVMGETSAKQMRGGEMDDVIFAGSGNRPARNVAEVGLVLDNSDRTAPALFNNEAELQVTRRIERQKGSNYKVNGNDVRARDVQLLFADAATGARSTAMVSQGKIGAIISAKPQQRRMILEEAAGITGLHSRRHEAELRLRGAETNLGRLDDVLITLETQQKNLQKQARQASRYRTISDRIRKAESLLFHMRWGDALDEMDKARKSYKEAETRVNELTSRAAEASKVQAEASTHLPALREAEAAAGAELHRLSIAREQLDGDEKRLSEVKLELQRRLHQAEQDLERETDFSKDAQAAHTRLENERENILVQGEDDDMLREEALERLEIIKEEVANREERINELTEEVAQSEAKRNSLKNRLNELASQLSKLQVRKDDLQRQKNELEATRISQDDLMQAEARMEESRERQALQEEAIEQAEQKRVEARQAVQTALEHLRECEAVLAKLEAEEDALAELLDPQSEEAGKPILDDVSVEPGYEAALGSALGDDLSASRDKEATLHWEELPALKSPILLPSGMAFLSEFAKGPSELKRRLAQIGVVDTANEAHALQASLQQGQRIVSKEGGMWRWDGFISLPGAPSAAAIRLKQKNRLAEIRSQWEDARIKGDVAQERLELAKESEAQSNEAEKQLREELRQTNSQVKDAQNQLSTLQNKLASFEAKLENINESLERCLQEGEEVQEAYEETSEQLEELPVGDEGREQLALLREELAEKRNLLLDHQSAFERIARDAENRKRRLSEIGDEIESWKKRSERAVRHIEDLVLRKETLIEELETLAERPQEIEEKRQALFEGIERSEEKRKFCADKLAEAEGHLRDVDSHARQAETELAKCREERVRFESHVEQGKQLCQSLAERIRERLDCKPEELSDIAEIDEGSELPDVETAEKRVDRLHRERDTMGPVNLRAETELEELTEQVQTMNSERDDLLKAIDKLRQGINELNREGRDRLLTSFNEVNQHFQDLFTRLFGGGQAHLELIEDEDPLQAGLEIMASPPGKRMQILSLLSGGEQALTALALLFGVFLTNPAPICVLDEVDAPLDDANVDRFCTMLEEMAQSGHTRFLIITHHRMTMARMHRLFGVTMTERGVSQLVSVDLQKAEEMVDS; via the coding sequence TTGATTCAATTCAAGAAACTCCGCCTGACGGGGTTTAAATCTTTTGTGGATCATTCTGAGCTCCTGATCAATTCCGGTTTGACCGGTGTGGTCGGGCCGAACGGCTGTGGCAAATCCAATCTGGTTGAAGCGCTACGCTGGGTCATGGGGGAAACCTCTGCCAAACAGATGCGCGGTGGCGAGATGGATGACGTCATCTTTGCTGGCAGTGGCAACCGCCCGGCGCGCAATGTGGCAGAAGTCGGCCTTGTGCTGGATAATTCTGATCGAACAGCCCCAGCGCTTTTTAACAATGAGGCTGAGCTTCAAGTCACACGACGTATTGAACGTCAAAAAGGTTCTAACTACAAAGTAAACGGCAATGATGTGCGCGCACGCGATGTGCAGCTTCTTTTTGCCGATGCCGCCACAGGTGCGCGTTCCACCGCCATGGTGAGCCAAGGTAAAATTGGCGCGATTATCAGTGCCAAACCCCAACAACGCCGCATGATCTTGGAAGAAGCCGCCGGGATCACAGGGCTACATTCACGCCGACATGAGGCGGAATTACGTCTGCGCGGGGCTGAAACCAACCTTGGTCGCCTTGATGATGTATTGATCACACTGGAAACCCAGCAGAAAAACCTCCAAAAACAAGCCCGCCAAGCCAGCCGTTATCGCACCATTTCTGATCGTATCCGCAAGGCTGAAAGCCTGCTTTTTCACATGCGTTGGGGCGATGCGCTTGATGAAATGGATAAAGCGCGCAAATCTTATAAAGAGGCAGAGACCCGCGTTAATGAGCTAACGTCGCGTGCAGCTGAGGCCTCAAAAGTTCAGGCCGAAGCCTCAACCCACTTACCTGCCTTGCGCGAAGCAGAAGCCGCAGCCGGGGCTGAGCTCCATCGCCTGTCGATTGCACGCGAACAGCTTGATGGCGATGAAAAGCGCCTTTCTGAAGTAAAACTTGAACTGCAACGCCGCCTTCATCAAGCCGAGCAGGACCTTGAGCGCGAAACGGATTTTTCCAAAGATGCCCAAGCCGCCCATACCCGTCTTGAAAATGAACGTGAAAACATCCTCGTTCAAGGTGAAGATGATGACATGCTGCGCGAAGAGGCCCTAGAGCGCCTTGAGATCATCAAGGAAGAAGTGGCAAACCGCGAAGAGCGCATCAATGAGCTCACCGAAGAAGTTGCCCAAAGTGAGGCCAAGCGCAACAGCCTGAAAAACCGCCTTAATGAGCTTGCCAGCCAACTTTCAAAGCTTCAAGTGCGCAAGGATGATTTGCAACGTCAAAAAAACGAGCTTGAAGCCACGCGCATTTCACAAGATGATTTGATGCAAGCTGAAGCGCGCATGGAAGAAAGCCGTGAGCGCCAAGCCTTACAAGAAGAAGCCATTGAACAGGCTGAGCAAAAACGCGTTGAGGCCCGCCAAGCGGTACAAACAGCGCTTGAACATTTACGTGAATGCGAAGCCGTCCTTGCCAAACTAGAAGCCGAAGAAGATGCACTGGCTGAGCTGCTTGACCCACAAAGCGAAGAGGCCGGTAAACCCATCTTGGATGATGTGAGTGTGGAGCCCGGCTATGAAGCAGCGCTTGGTTCAGCCCTTGGTGATGATCTTTCTGCATCGCGCGATAAAGAAGCAACCCTTCATTGGGAAGAATTACCTGCGCTAAAATCTCCCATCTTGCTCCCTTCTGGTATGGCCTTTCTTTCAGAATTTGCCAAAGGTCCAAGCGAGCTTAAACGCCGCCTTGCCCAAATCGGTGTGGTTGATACCGCAAATGAGGCTCATGCCTTACAAGCCAGCCTGCAACAAGGCCAGCGCATTGTCTCAAAAGAAGGGGGGATGTGGCGTTGGGATGGATTTATCAGCTTGCCCGGTGCACCAAGCGCAGCAGCCATTCGCCTAAAACAGAAAAACCGCTTAGCTGAAATTCGCAGCCAATGGGAAGATGCGCGCATCAAAGGCGATGTTGCCCAAGAACGTCTAGAGCTTGCCAAAGAGAGCGAAGCACAAAGCAACGAGGCTGAAAAACAGCTGCGCGAAGAATTGCGCCAGACCAACTCTCAGGTGAAAGATGCACAAAACCAGCTAAGCACCTTGCAAAATAAGCTGGCCAGTTTTGAAGCCAAGCTTGAAAATATCAATGAAAGCCTTGAGCGCTGCCTTCAAGAGGGCGAAGAAGTTCAAGAAGCCTATGAAGAAACCAGCGAGCAGTTAGAAGAGCTGCCCGTTGGTGATGAGGGCCGTGAGCAGCTTGCCTTATTGCGCGAAGAACTGGCTGAAAAACGCAATCTGTTGCTGGATCATCAAAGCGCTTTTGAGCGTATCGCACGTGATGCAGAAAACCGCAAACGCCGCCTAAGTGAAATTGGTGACGAAATTGAGTCTTGGAAAAAACGCTCTGAGCGGGCCGTGCGCCATATTGAAGATTTGGTTTTGCGCAAAGAAACTCTGATTGAAGAATTAGAAACCCTTGCTGAGCGCCCCCAAGAGATTGAAGAAAAACGCCAAGCCTTGTTTGAAGGCATTGAACGCTCAGAAGAAAAACGCAAATTCTGCGCCGATAAACTGGCTGAGGCGGAAGGCCACCTGCGCGATGTGGATAGCCATGCGCGCCAAGCCGAAACCGAGCTGGCAAAATGCCGTGAAGAACGTGTGCGTTTTGAATCCCACGTAGAACAAGGCAAACAACTGTGCCAATCCCTTGCTGAGCGTATCCGCGAGCGCCTTGATTGCAAGCCTGAAGAACTTTCTGACATTGCTGAGATTGATGAAGGCTCAGAACTGCCCGATGTGGAAACAGCTGAAAAACGCGTAGACCGCCTCCATCGCGAGCGCGACACCATGGGGCCTGTAAATTTGCGCGCTGAAACAGAACTGGAAGAGCTGACCGAGCAAGTCCAGACCATGAATTCAGAGCGCGATGACCTGCTTAAAGCCATTGATAAATTGCGCCAAGGCATTAATGAGCTTAACCGTGAGGGACGTGATCGCCTGCTAACCTCCTTTAACGAGGTCAACCAGCATTTCCAAGACCTGTTTACCCGCCTGTTTGGCGGTGGTCAGGCCCATCTGGAGCTGATTGAAGATGAAGACCCGCTTCAAGCTGGCCTTGAAATTATGGCCTCGCCACCGGGTAAACGCATGCAAATCCTCTCCCTGCTTTCAGGGGGCGAACAGGCCCTTACCGCCCTTGCTTTGCTGTTTGGGGTTTTCTTGACCAATCCGGCCCCCATTTGCGTCCTTGATGAGGTCGATGCCCCGCTTGATGATGCCAATGTGGATCGTTTTTGTACCATGTTGGAAGAAATGGCCCAAAGCGGTCACACCCGCTTTCTCATCATCACCCACCACCGCATGACCATGGCGCGCATGCACCGCTTATTCGGTGTGACCATGACAGAGCGTGGGGTGTCTCAACTGGTCTCAGTCGATTTGCAAAAAGCAGAAGAAATGGTCGATAGCTAA
- a CDS encoding DsbA family protein: MKKIARFIALTVALATASFTAKAEVQYTEQVIGDPNAPVTMIEYASYTCSHCADFHSKTLPQIKKDFIETGKVKVIFRDFPFERVGATAAMLSRCVDPQRFAGFSDLLMKQQQQWVSQTNPLAGLFKLAKLAGMSQDKIDSCLANEKLLDKIIAVRKEAMDVHGFNSTPSFLINGEKVVGGGEYTKFKNIIESKLK, from the coding sequence GTGAAAAAAATTGCCCGTTTTATTGCCCTAACTGTTGCACTTGCCACTGCAAGCTTCACTGCCAAGGCTGAGGTTCAATATACTGAACAGGTGATTGGTGATCCAAACGCCCCTGTCACCATGATTGAATATGCCTCTTACACCTGCTCACATTGTGCAGACTTCCACAGCAAAACCCTGCCTCAGATCAAAAAAGACTTTATTGAAACAGGTAAAGTAAAAGTCATTTTCCGCGACTTCCCGTTTGAGCGTGTAGGTGCAACAGCCGCCATGTTGTCGCGCTGTGTGGACCCGCAACGTTTTGCAGGATTTAGCGACCTTTTGATGAAGCAACAGCAACAATGGGTCAGCCAAACCAACCCGCTGGCAGGCCTTTTCAAATTGGCAAAACTGGCTGGTATGTCTCAAGACAAGATCGATTCGTGTCTCGCAAATGAAAAATTGCTCGATAAAATCATCGCTGTGCGCAAAGAAGCCATGGATGTTCACGGTTTCAATTCTACACCCAGCTTCCTGATTAATGGCGAAAAAGTCGTTGGTGGCGGTGAATATACCAAGTTCAAGAACATCATTGAAAGCAAGCTCAAGTAA
- a CDS encoding DciA family protein, translating to MSPNLEDFLTREERRRNRSLSKRFRAWLSSEKAQNQIEKLERALAKSGGESTAVQLLKKAEEAYKADDAYKRQDAKRKKSLKQFKQAFEDWLSSDRGQPYQKAILIGQTDEAKEMARLDAEKAFARANPHLLPDDYRDASKTRIRPVRHAFAKGVEELTFDVIEPGLNQLGLVGANILRNWDKIVGSALAQNTRPERVTFPPKGRTNGTLFIKARQGFNTIIQHNSNQIVFRINSHFGFKAITEVRISKRYYDESSTTGEKIAHNVLAARIQPANELNPQTAKLVNQIKDKEMKKAFEELGKLIKARNG from the coding sequence ATGTCACCAAACCTAGAAGATTTCCTCACCCGCGAAGAAAGACGGCGCAATCGCAGCCTGTCTAAGCGTTTTCGCGCATGGCTCTCTTCTGAAAAAGCCCAAAACCAAATTGAAAAACTTGAACGCGCCTTGGCAAAATCAGGCGGGGAAAGCACAGCTGTCCAGCTCTTAAAAAAAGCAGAAGAAGCCTATAAGGCCGATGATGCCTATAAGCGCCAAGATGCCAAACGCAAAAAATCACTTAAACAATTTAAACAGGCCTTTGAAGATTGGCTCAGCTCAGATAGAGGCCAGCCTTATCAAAAAGCCATTCTGATCGGGCAAACTGATGAGGCCAAAGAAATGGCCCGCCTTGATGCGGAAAAAGCCTTTGCACGTGCCAACCCTCACCTGTTGCCCGATGATTATAGGGATGCCTCAAAAACCCGTATTCGCCCGGTGCGCCACGCCTTTGCCAAAGGGGTGGAAGAACTCACCTTTGATGTGATTGAACCGGGCTTAAACCAGCTTGGCCTTGTGGGCGCCAATATCTTGCGCAATTGGGATAAGATTGTCGGCAGTGCCCTTGCCCAAAACACACGGCCTGAGCGGGTGACGTTCCCCCCAAAAGGGCGCACAAACGGCACACTGTTTATTAAAGCACGTCAAGGTTTTAACACCATCATTCAACATAACAGCAACCAGATCGTTTTTCGCATCAACAGCCATTTTGGTTTTAAAGCCATTACAGAGGTGCGCATTTCAAAACGCTATTATGATGAAAGTTCAACAACAGGTGAAAAAATCGCCCATAACGTCTTGGCCGCGCGCATCCAGCCTGCCAATGAGCTAAATCCCCAAACCGCAAAGCTGGTTAATCAGATCAAAGACAAAGAAATGAAAAAAGCCTTTGAAGAATTAGGCAAACTGATTAAGGCGCGAAACGGGTAA
- the mutY gene encoding A/G-specific adenine glycosylase: protein MSTRAQQLLDWYDRERRDLPWRMAPGKKADPYKVWMSEIMLQQTTVATVKSYYRDFLQKWPTVQDLAGADLDEVLHAWQGLGYYARARNLHKCASVVTREYNGRFPEEEKRLLELPGIGPYTAAAIASIAFGAKATPVDGNVERVVSRLFQVEEKMPKAKKQLAELASTLTPEKRAGDFAQAMMDLGATVCSPKKAACGICPWMEGCEARLKAEPTDYPKKEAKKPKPTRKAYVFWLTRKDGAVLLRRRPEKGLLGGMMEIPSSEWSEADITKQEALRHSPASALLKELEGGVRHTFTHFHLELTVLSGRVNGNPPVNGVWVLPEDLKDHALPTLMKKVSKHALTTG, encoded by the coding sequence ATGAGCACACGCGCACAGCAACTTCTGGACTGGTATGATCGTGAAAGACGCGATCTTCCCTGGCGGATGGCACCGGGCAAAAAGGCCGATCCCTATAAGGTCTGGATGAGTGAGATCATGTTGCAACAAACCACTGTGGCAACGGTGAAATCCTATTATAGGGATTTCTTGCAAAAATGGCCTACTGTGCAGGATTTAGCTGGGGCTGATCTGGATGAAGTGCTCCATGCATGGCAGGGTCTTGGCTATTATGCGCGCGCAAGAAACCTGCATAAATGTGCATCTGTGGTAACGCGCGAATATAACGGGCGTTTCCCTGAAGAAGAAAAACGTCTTTTAGAGCTCCCCGGCATTGGGCCTTATACCGCAGCAGCCATTGCCTCTATCGCCTTTGGGGCAAAAGCAACGCCTGTTGATGGCAATGTGGAACGTGTGGTCTCGCGCCTGTTTCAGGTGGAAGAAAAAATGCCCAAGGCCAAAAAGCAATTGGCTGAACTGGCAAGCACGCTTACACCAGAAAAACGCGCAGGTGATTTTGCCCAAGCCATGATGGATTTGGGCGCAACTGTTTGTTCCCCTAAAAAAGCAGCTTGTGGCATTTGCCCTTGGATGGAAGGCTGTGAGGCCCGCCTAAAGGCAGAACCGACCGATTATCCCAAGAAAGAAGCGAAAAAACCAAAACCCACACGCAAAGCGTATGTTTTTTGGCTCACGCGCAAAGATGGCGCTGTGTTGTTGCGCCGTCGCCCTGAAAAAGGCCTGCTTGGCGGGATGATGGAAATTCCGTCAAGTGAATGGAGTGAGGCCGATATCACCAAACAAGAAGCGCTTCGCCATAGTCCGGCGTCGGCCTTGTTAAAAGAGCTTGAAGGGGGCGTGCGCCATACATTTACGCATTTTCATCTGGAGCTCACGGTTTTAAGCGGGCGGGTCAATGGTAACCCACCTGTAAATGGTGTGTGGGTTTTGCCAGAAGATTTAAAAGATCATGCTTTACCCACGCTCATGAAAAAAGTCTCTAAACATGCCCTAACAACAGGATAG
- a CDS encoding caspase family protein, whose translation MVKYALILAGLLCLGSPPAFAQTSFMDLWCEYGGKGCVEQPKGLKPAAQPAQKLPSVVKPVQARPVPKPVAKPQRVSTPLIKRNASLAQSKGVKFGRYYALVIGNNKYPHMDNLKTAVGDAKEVARVLKQSYGFSVTSLINATRDQIIASLDEYRKVLRKEDNLLIYYAGHGWLDKESERGYWLPVDAAKDTRARWVSNADITDTLKALKARHVMVVADSCYAGTLTRSAEGGLGQTRGLKLTERPAGYLETLVGRKSRTVLASGALEPVSDQGGGKHSVFAYAFLKSLQSNKGMIDGTQLFGNVRQQVLLNARQTPQYSNIRFAGHDVGGDFVFLRRDR comes from the coding sequence ATGGTAAAATACGCACTTATATTGGCAGGCCTTCTGTGCCTTGGCTCACCCCCCGCTTTTGCCCAAACCAGTTTTATGGACCTCTGGTGTGAATATGGGGGCAAAGGATGTGTGGAACAGCCCAAAGGTCTAAAACCCGCAGCCCAGCCCGCACAGAAACTGCCTAGCGTGGTAAAACCCGTTCAGGCGCGCCCTGTTCCCAAACCAGTTGCCAAACCACAACGCGTAAGCACGCCGTTGATTAAAAGAAATGCCTCGCTTGCCCAGTCAAAAGGGGTCAAGTTTGGGCGCTATTACGCATTGGTTATTGGCAATAATAAATATCCTCATATGGATAATTTAAAAACGGCTGTGGGTGATGCCAAGGAAGTTGCGCGCGTACTGAAACAGTCTTACGGCTTTTCTGTCACATCCCTGATTAATGCCACGCGCGATCAAATTATTGCCTCGCTGGATGAATATCGCAAAGTCTTGCGCAAAGAAGATAACCTGCTGATTTATTATGCTGGTCATGGCTGGCTGGATAAAGAAAGTGAGCGCGGCTATTGGCTGCCTGTGGATGCGGCTAAAGATACCCGCGCGCGCTGGGTGTCAAACGCCGATATTACTGATACGCTTAAAGCCTTAAAAGCGCGCCATGTGATGGTGGTGGCTGATAGCTGTTATGCAGGCACTTTGACCCGTTCAGCCGAGGGTGGGCTTGGGCAAACGCGCGGGCTTAAACTGACAGAACGTCCCGCAGGTTACCTTGAAACCTTGGTTGGGCGCAAATCGCGCACTGTGCTGGCCTCTGGCGCATTAGAGCCTGTGAGTGACCAAGGCGGGGGGAAACATTCTGTCTTTGCCTATGCCTTTTTGAAAAGCCTGCAAAGCAACAAAGGCATGATTGATGGCACGCAGCTTTTTGGTAATGTGCGCCAGCAGGTTTTGTTAAATGCGCGCCAGACCCCGCAATATTCCAACATCCGTTTTGCAGGCCATGATGTGGGTGGGGATTTCGTTTTCTTGCGAAGAGACCGATAA
- the msrB gene encoding peptide-methionine (R)-S-oxide reductase MsrB codes for MSDKITKTDEEWRSQLSREEYVVCREQGTERAFTGRYWDEKKSGTYHCNGCGEALFASDTKYDSGSGWPSFYQPINEASVEENRDTSHAMVRVEVHCAKCDTHLGHVFEDGPEPTGLRYCINSLSLKLEED; via the coding sequence ATGAGTGATAAAATAACCAAAACAGATGAAGAATGGCGCAGCCAGCTCAGCCGTGAAGAATATGTGGTGTGCCGTGAACAAGGAACCGAGCGTGCTTTTACAGGGCGCTATTGGGATGAAAAAAAATCCGGCACCTATCATTGTAACGGCTGTGGCGAAGCACTCTTTGCCTCAGATACAAAATATGACTCAGGCAGTGGCTGGCCGAGCTTTTATCAGCCCATAAATGAGGCTAGCGTTGAAGAAAATCGCGATACATCCCACGCTATGGTGCGTGTGGAAGTTCATTGTGCGAAATGTGACACCCACTTGGGCCATGTGTTTGAAGATGGGCCAGAACCCACAGGCTTGCGCTATTGCATTAATTCGCTCTCGCTAAAGCTTGAAGAAGATTAA
- a CDS encoding MATE family efflux transporter produces the protein MASIWALALPIILSNITIPLLGAVDAAVMGHMESAAYLGAVAIGGLIFDYIYWGFGFLRLSTTGLAAQAMGAGDGAAARAVMGRATLIALVGAMVLWLVQGYIFQAAAFVIEASDEVEVLAQTYFEIRIWSAPAALMNYALMGWILACKDTKGVLIQQVITNVVNVVLDLWFVMGLGYGVEGVAVATVIAQYCGLGIGLLVLRKNMARHEGQWERARIFQLDKIKQLLSMNMDLFIRTVCLLSAFAWFTAQGAKLGDVVLAANAILLQFQQFTSYALDGFAHAVEVLSAHSVGAKKRDEFKKNVKASTQLAFVFAAGFSLIYILFDSQFIAFFTDIEEVLVMAQDYIFWVALLPLVSVWSFQLDGIYFGLTQTRILRNMMVVSLVFYIPLSLWMMQTYNNHGLWAALTIFMGLRAITLGITFPKVSQRAFQ, from the coding sequence GTGGCCTCCATCTGGGCCTTGGCCTTACCCATCATTCTTTCCAACATCACCATCCCTTTGTTGGGTGCGGTGGATGCGGCTGTTATGGGCCATATGGAAAGTGCGGCCTATTTAGGCGCGGTGGCTATTGGCGGCTTGATCTTTGATTATATCTACTGGGGTTTTGGTTTTTTACGCCTCAGCACAACCGGGCTTGCCGCCCAAGCCATGGGGGCAGGGGATGGCGCAGCAGCGCGTGCGGTTATGGGGCGTGCAACGCTTATTGCCCTTGTCGGGGCCATGGTCTTATGGCTTGTGCAGGGCTATATTTTTCAAGCCGCAGCCTTTGTGATTGAGGCTAGTGATGAAGTGGAAGTACTGGCCCAAACCTATTTTGAAATCCGCATTTGGTCTGCACCTGCGGCCTTGATGAATTATGCACTTATGGGCTGGATACTGGCTTGTAAGGATACAAAAGGCGTGCTGATCCAGCAGGTGATCACCAATGTGGTTAATGTGGTGCTGGATTTATGGTTTGTGATGGGGCTGGGCTATGGCGTTGAAGGGGTGGCTGTGGCAACTGTGATCGCCCAATATTGCGGCCTTGGCATTGGGCTTTTGGTTTTGCGCAAAAATATGGCACGCCATGAGGGGCAATGGGAGCGTGCGCGCATTTTCCAGCTTGATAAAATCAAGCAACTTTTATCCATGAATATGGACCTGTTTATTCGCACTGTCTGCCTGCTCAGTGCTTTTGCTTGGTTTACGGCCCAAGGGGCCAAGCTTGGCGATGTGGTCTTGGCGGCAAATGCAATATTGCTCCAGTTTCAGCAATTTACGTCTTATGCGCTGGATGGGTTTGCCCATGCGGTTGAGGTATTAAGTGCCCATAGCGTTGGGGCAAAAAAGCGCGATGAGTTTAAGAAAAATGTAAAAGCCTCCACTCAATTGGCCTTTGTTTTTGCCGCTGGTTTTTCACTTATTTACATTTTGTTTGATAGCCAGTTTATTGCCTTTTTCACCGATATCGAAGAGGTGTTGGTCATGGCGCAGGATTATATATTCTGGGTTGCTCTTTTGCCGTTGGTCTCGGTTTGGAGTTTTCAACTTGACGGGATTTATTTTGGCCTGACCCAAACTAGAATATTGCGAAATATGATGGTGGTTTCCCTTGTTTTTTATATCCCGTTGAGCCTGTGGATGATGCAAACATATAATAATCACGGGTTATGGGCGGCGTTAACAATTTTTATGGGATTGCGCGCTATAACATTGGGAATAACCTTTCCAAAAGTTAGTCAAAGAGCTTTTCAATGA